The Streptomyces capitiformicae genome contains the following window.
CGTGCCTGCCGGGAAGGTCAAGCTGCCATCCGTGGTGTGGCTGATGGGCAGCATCACCTTCATCATGGGCACCAGCGAGTTCGTCGTCTCGGGCCTGCTGCCGCAGATAGCCACCGCCCTGAAGGTCAGCGTCTCCAGTGCCGGGATGCTGATCACCGTCTTTGCCATCGGCATGACGATCGGCGCACCCCTGATGGCAATCGCGACCCGGCGCCTGCCGCGCCGCTCGGCCCTGATAGCCGCGTTGCTGGTCTTCGCCGCGGGGCACGTTCTCAGCGCGCTCAGCCCCAACCTGACCCTGGCGATCGTCGGCCGGATCGCCGCCGCGCTGGGCCACGGCACCTTCTGGGCGGCGGGCGCCGTGATCGCCACCGCCGCGGCCGGCCCGGCCGCCAGCACCCGTGCCACGGGCGTGATGGTGGGTGGCATCACGCTCGCCAACATCATCGGCGTCCCCCTCGGTACGGCAGCCGGCCAGCTGGGCGGCCGGCAGACCCCGTACTGGGTGCTCGCCGCGCTCGCTGTGGTCGCCGCCGTCGTGATCAGCCGCCGCATCCCGGCCGACACCGCCCGCGCCGACAGCTCCCTGCGCGCTGAGGTGGCCGCGCTCAAGCAGCCCCGGCTGTGGCTGGTCTACCTGTCCATTGCCCTGCTCCAGGCAGGCATCATGGGTGCCTACAGCTACGTTGCCCCGCTGCTGACCGACCGCGCCCACCTGGTCAGCGCGGCTGTACCGCTGGCGATGCTCGGCTTCGGCATCGGAGCCCTGTCCGGCACCACGGTCGGCGGACGTCTCGGTGACCGGCGGCCCTACGGCACGCTCATCCCGACCGCCGCCCTGACCACCGCGGCTCTGGGTGCGATCACTCTGTGGGCGACCAACAGCGTCGTGGCCGTCGTCCTGATCATGCTGCTCGGTGCCGCCGGTTTCGCCGGCAACCCCATCGTCGTGGGACAGGTCATCAAGATCGCTGGAGCCGGGCGGTCCCTGCCCGTAGCCCTGGCCACTTCCGCCTTCCAGATCGGCATCGCCACGGGCTCCTGGCTCGGTGGTGTCGCCCTGACCTCCAGCCTTGACCTGAAGGGCCCGTCTCTGACCGGCTTCGCCTTCGCTCTGGTGGCCCTGCTGCCTCTCGGCCTGCTGGCCGCCACTGAGCGCAAGGCGGAAGCAGCGCGCAGCTGACACTCCTGAGCGAGGACGCCCGCTCCCTCCGCACGCCGTACGACACCTCGATCCGAACATCCCGGAAACGACTCTTGGAGAGGACCATGGAACACCGTCTACTCGGCCGGACCGGCCTGTCCGTCAGCAAGATGTGCCTGGGCGCGATGATGTTCAGCCCGTGGGGCAACTCCGACCACGACGAAGCCACCAGGACCATCCACCATGCCCTGGACGCCGGCATCAACTTCATCGACACCGCCGACGTCTACTCCCACGGCGAGTCCGAGGAGATCGTCGGGCAGGCGATCAAGGGACGCCGGGATGACATCGTCCTCGCCACCAAGTTCCACAACCCCATGGGGGAAGACCCCAACCAGCGCGGCAACTCCCGGCGTTGGATCATGCGGGCCGTCGAGGATTCGCTACGGCGCCTGCAGACCGACTACATCGACCGCGCCGAGGCGGCCTGGGGCGAGATCCTTTCCGCGCCCCCCTCCGCGCCCTCACCGGCCACCCCCGGCACCACTGAGCGGCCACACCCTCGTGATCCGCTGAGCGGAGCCCACGTCGGCTCATGCCCAGCGACCATGACGTCCGGCTTGTTCGGGGGCGGTGACCCCGCCCCCGAACTCCACGAGCCGAACGTCGCCTACGACCGATGCCCGTCCAGGTCGGCCAGGGCCCGCCGCACCTGCTTCCCTCTCCCAGGGCAGCAACGCGTTCCTGGACGCCCGCGACAGGTCACTCCGCACGCCCCCGTGTCGTACACCGGCTTCACAGCACTCCAGGCTGTCCATGACCGACCGGAGTGCCCTCTCGTACATCCCCCTCACGCGTTGGCGAGGTCGTACGCGCGCCGGCCTTCCGCGACCTTCGCTCGGTGCTTCGACGCCCACGCCAGCAGCGCACACAGCGGCGCGTCCAACTCCCGCGCGTGCGGGGTCATCTCGTACTCGACGCGGGGCGGAACCTCGGGGTACACCGTGCGCATCACCAGACTGTTGCGTTCCAGGCGGCGCAGAGTCAACGAGAGTATCCGCCTGCTGACGCCTGTCAACGCCCGCTCCAGCTCGCTGAACCTCCGGGGCCCGCCTGACAGTTGCGCCAGCACCGCAAGCGCCCACTTGTCGCCGACCAGATCGAGCACTTCGCGCAGTGCGAACCCCTCGGCGGAAGGAACTTTTCCGTCGTCCATCGTCGTGACCTCGTTCGTAACAGGCTTGTGCCCTCGTACCAGAAAAGTGCCGTCTTCCGCTGCGAACACCAGTGATCCACGATCGATTCCGCGGGGCGAGGAGAGAGGGAGCAAATGGCGAAAACAGTTCGGTTCTCCACCGAAGGCGGCCCGGAGGTTCTGGAGTTGGTGGATGCCGAGATCGGCGAACCCGGTCCCGGCGAACTGCGGATGCGGGTGGAGGCGATCGGCCTCAACCGGGCGGAGGCGATGTTCCGCTCCGGCACGTACTTCGAACGCCCCAACGAGTTCCCGGCCAGGCTCGGCTACTCGGCGTCCGGGGTGGTCGAGGCGGTCGGCCCGGACGTCACCGGGCTCACGCCCGGGGATCCGGTCAGCAGCATCTCCGGGTTCTCCATGCGGGATTACGGCGTCTACGGAGAGCAGGCGATCGTGCCCGCGTCCGCGGTGCTCCGTCCGCCGGACGGACACGACGCCATACAGACGGTTGCGCTCTGGAGCCCGTTTCTCACCGCGTACGGCGCACTCATCGACGAGGGCGGCGTACGCCCCGGCGACCACGTGCTGATCACCGCGGCCTCGAGCAGCGTCGGGCTGGCCATGATCGACGTCGCGAACCACATCGGCGCCATCCCGATCGCGGCCACGCGCACCACGGCGAAGCGGCAGCGTCTCCTGGAGGCAGGCGCGCCGCACGTCATCGTCACCGACGACGAGGACATCGTCGAGCGCACCCGGGAGATCACCAGTGGCCATGGCGCGGAGTTCGTCTTCGACGCTGTTGCCGGGCAAGGGGTACGAGCGTTGGTCTCGGCCGCGGCGAAGGGCGGGGCGGTGGTGATCTACGGCTCGCTCGACACACAGGACACGCCGTTTCCGCTGGGGTTGGGAGCGCGGACCATGCGGCAGTTCAACCTCTTCGACCTGGCACTCGAGCCGGAGCGGCTGAGCCGCGCCGAACTCTTCATCCGGGCCGGAGTCCGTGCCGGGACCTTCCGCCCGCAGGTGGACCGCACCTTCGACCTGACCGACATCGCCGCAGCGCACCGGTACATGGAGGAGAACGCGCAGTTCGGCAAGGTGGTGGTCACCGTGGGTGGCTGACGGCCGGGAGCCAAGCAGGCGCAGAGAATCAGACGCTCCTCGTTGCTGGACGCAACTGGTGCAGATCACATCAAGAAAGTAGGGCATCATGCTCGAAGGGAAGGTTGTCGTCGTCTCCGGCGTCGGGGCCGGCCTCGGTCACCAGGTCGCGGCAGCCGTCGTACGCGACGGCGGGTACGCGGTACTCGGAGCCCGTACGGAGGCGAACCTCACCAAGACGGTCGCGGCCATCGATCCGGACGGCACCAGGACCGCCTGGCGGACGACCGACATCACGCGGGACGAGGACTGTGCGGCCCTGGCGGAACTTGCGGTCGACCGGTACGGGGCCTTGGACGCGGTGGTCAATGTCGCTGCCCTGGACACGCACGTCGGCGGTCTCCAGGACGCCGACTTCGAGAGCTGGCACCAGGTCGTCGATGTGAACCTGATGGGCACCATGCGGATGACCCGGGCCTGTCTCCCGGCGCTCAGGACGCGCGGCGGCTCGGTCGTCCTGATCGGCACCCAGGCTGCCGTCGCCGCCAATACCCAGGTGCCCGGCATGGCGTACGCGGCGTCGAAGGGCGCGTTGTTGTCCGCCATGTACTCCCTCGCCTGGGAGCTGGGCCCCGACCGGATCCGGGTCAACACGGTGCTGCCCGGCTGGATGTGGGGCCCGACGGTGGAGGCGTACGTACACGAAGGGCCGGAGGTGTCCCCTGGTGAACGCAGCGCCGCACATCCCGACAGCGCGCCGGAGCCCGAACGGCTGACCCGACTGGCCGACCGTATGGCGCTGCCCGAGCTGGCCACCGACGCGGACGTGGCTGAGGCCGTCGTCTTCCTGGCCTCCGACCGAGCCCGCGCGATCACCGGGCAGTCCCTCTTGGTGAACGCGGGTGAATGGATGAGGTAGGCGGAGCGACTCTGCGCAGCAAGGTCATCCGTCCCGCGCACAGGCACAGTTGGTCTGGCAGCCGGGCGCTGACGCGTCCGGCAAGCGCAGGTGCGATGCGCTGCAAGCAGTCCGGCTGAGGACGCGAACTGGGCCCCGAAGGCCTCGACCCCTACCTTCAGACCAACTCGGTTTTCGCCGCCCTCATCCCGGCTCCCTTTCTCACCAGCTGACGGTCACGATCGACAACCGAGTGCCGTTCCAGCAAACCCGGCGTCTTCCCTGAAGACGGGCGCGTTCGTCGAGCGAGCACCGGACAGGGCAATTCGTCTCGCCACGGCCGTTGATCGTCTGGTTACGCCCAAGGAATCTGAAACCGGGTGACCAAGGGTGAACCGCCCCGGCTCGAATGGAGACTCGATTTCATGAAAGGATCGAGTCATGGCACGACCTTCCCGTTACCCGCTTGAGCTCCGCCGTCGTGCGGTGCGCATGGTCGCCGAGGTGCGCGACGATTACCCGAACGAGACGGCCGCCCTGCAGGCGGTGGCAGAGAAGCTCGACATCGGCTCCCGCGAGACGCTGCGGAACTGGGTGAAGCAGCACGAGATCGACTGGGGCCAGCGTCCGGGGACGACGACGGAGGAGTCCGCCCAGCTCAAGGCGTTGAAGAGGGAGAACGCCGAACTCAAGCGGGCCAACGAGATCCTGAAGGCCGCGGCAAGTTTCTTCGCGGCCGAGCTCGACCGGCCACACACACGCTCGTAGCGTTCATCGACGAGCACCGGGACCGCTTCGGCGGCGTCGAGCCGATCTGCAGAACCCTCACCGGACACGACTGCAAGATCGCCCCTTCCACCTACTACGCCCACAAGAAACGCCTCGGAACTCCCTCCGCCCGTTCCGTGCGCGACGAGGAACTCAAAGAGCGGATCCAGGAGGTCTATACGTCCAACTACCGTGTCTACGGGGCCCGGAAGATCTGGCGCGAGCTGAACCGGCAGGGGCATGCCGTGGCCCGCTGCACCGTCGAGCGCCTCATGCGCGAACTCGGCATCACCGGCGCCGTCCGCGGCAAGAGGGTGATCACGACGATCACCGACCCGGCCGCCGGTCGAGCCCCGGACATTGTCGACCGCGACTTCGTCGCCAGTGCCCCGAACCGCTGCTGGGTCGCCGACTTCACGCACGTCGCCGCCTGGAGCGGGGTCGTCTACGTCGCCTTCGTCGTGGACACCTTCTCCCGGCGCATCGTCGGCTGGTCCGCCTCCACCTCCAAGGAGACCCAACTCCCTGGACGCAGTGGAGATGGCGCTGTGGTGCAGCGCGACCGCGAGGACCGCCCGCACACTCCAGGGCAGCTGATCCACCACTCCGATGCCGGCAGCCAGTACACATCGTTCAAGCTCGCCGAACACCTCGACGCGGCAGGCATCGCCGCGAGTATTGGATCAGTCGGAGACGCGTACGACAACGCCCTGATGGAATCGACGATCGGCCTGTACAAAACCGAGTTGATCAAACCTCAACGCCCCTGGAGGTCGCTCTCCCAGGTCGAGTTGGCCACCGCCGAATGGATCGACTGGTACAACCACCGCAGACTCCACGGTGAGATAGGCCATGTTCCACCCGTCGAGTACGAGGCCAACCACTACATGGAATCCACGAAACCCCAGGTCACAACCATAATCTGAGATCTCTACCGAACCCGGGGTGCCTCTGTGTCTTGTCAAGCCGCCTGGCCAGGGAGGGACTTGACTCTTCGCTCGTCGGCGATCATGACGCGCCAGACGTGGCTCATCCGACGACGGCTTCACCTGTCCGGGCCTTGGCACACCACACCCAACGACCCGAAAGCCCCAAAGTCACCGGTATTGTGGCTAGGCCGCGGTTTCTGTGATGAGGACGGCTGCGGTGACCGGGCCGGATTTGTCGGTGGTGGCTGCGTCGGCTACGGCGGCCCGGACGGCGCGGGCGACTTCCAGCGGATGGTGGCCGCGGGCGACCGCGAGCTGGACCTCGATGTGGCGGCCGGGTGGATCGTCATGATCCTCCACCTTGACCGGGCGGCTTCCCAGCACGGCGGTGAGGCGGGCGACGCCCGGAACACCCGCCGCGACGTTCGCCAGTTCCCGGACGGGCCCCCACATGGATCCTGTTCCGGTCACCGTGGGCGAGCTTCGGGTGGCTGCGGTTTCCGGCGCGGGCCTCATGGCCCTTGCTGCGGCCCGCGACTTCACGCCCGTCTCCGGGCCGTCATGGAGATCCGTGACGCGCAGGTCGGCTGTCACGGTGGCCAGGCCGAGACGTTCAGTGGCCGCGTTGAGCAGTGCGCTCCTCAACTGGTCGGTGGTCTCGGGCAGCGGCTGCCCGAAGGGTGCTGTGAAGGCGGCTTCGATCCTGAGCGGGCCAGGCGGTAGTGCGCTGGCCGGCGGACGGACGGTCGGCTCGTACACGGGCTCGAGCGGTGCCGTCCCGATGCGCAGAGACTCCAGCCGGACGCCGGGGATCTCAGCGGCCGCGAGCTCGAGGACCCGGACGGCCGCTTGTTCGGTGATCCATGTCCCGTCGTGGGGCTCGCCGAGCGGGAGCAGCCGGCCCAGGTCGAGCTGGTGCCGTACCGCCTGCGTCCATGCCTCGGTTTTCACCGGCCTCTCACCCTCCTTCTTCCATGGCTGCGGTTCTCTTCCTGCCGCACTGCGCCCGGAGTGTCCGCGCGGGCTCCGGGCAGGGACGCTCGGGCCACTCGTTGGACCGCTCCGCCTCACAGTGTGCATATCGAGCAAAACGCCCTAACAAGAATATAATCTGAATAAAAAGGTGCATAAAGGGTGCAAAGTGGGCTTCTTGAGGGAGGCGTGACCTCGATGACCTCGATGACAGAGAACACCGGCGTCAGGCATGGCGCTGCGCCCGGTTCTCGCGGCCGGACGACCATCGCCGATGTGGTGGTGGAGAAGATCGCCGGGATGGCGGCACGGGACGTACGTGGCGTCTATGCCCTGGGCAGCGGATTCGCGCGCTCGATGGGAGCCATGCGGGAGCGGATGCCCGGTGCCGGCAGTGGCAAGTCCGCCACACGGGGGGTCAGTGTCGAGGTCGGTGAGCTGCAGGCGGCCATCGATCTGGAGATCGTCGTCGAGTACGGCGTCTCCATCACGGACGTGGCCGGTGAGGTGCGGGAGAACGTGATCTCCGCGGTGGAGCGGATGGCGGGGCGGGAAGTCGTGGAAGTCAACATCGTGGTCAGCGATGTGAAGCTGCCCGCCGAGGAGGAGGAAGGGGAGGAGCGGCAGCGGATCCAGTAGCCGGGGCGGCAGCCCGCTTGAGTGAAGGAGCGCGAAATGAGCAGGGCCGTGGTGGGCTTGATGGCCGGAATGGCGCTGGGTTTCGCCGCGTATTTCGGTGACTTCTGGGCGTTCCTGCTGGTGCTGGGGCTGGGCGTCGTCGGACTCGTGGTCGGGCGGTTCATGGAAGGTGATCTCGAACCGGGCGACTTCGTCCGCCGCCGAGACCGGCAGGATCGGATCCGCGATGACCGGCGACGGGTTCGGGGAGACTGGCGGCAGTGACCGGTGAAGCAGATCGGCGTCCGGGCATTCCCCGTGGGGAGCGCGGTGCGATCACCATCGCGGACCGGGTCGTCGCGAAGATCGCTTCTCGCGTGGCGCGCGAGGCGCTGAGCCGGTTCCCCGAGTCGGTCGGCCGCGTACCACCCGGCCGTCGGACGCCACGCGTGACCACTTCCGTGCGGCGGGCACCGGAGCGGGATACCGCAGGACGAGACGCCGAGTCTGCCGCCGGACGGCAGGCGGTGCTCGGCGAGGCACGGCTGCGCATCACCGTCGAGCTCGGCTATCCGTCCGACATCGGGGCGCAGTGCGCCGCGGTGCGCCGGGAGGTTATCGAACGGCTCACGACATGGGCCGGCATGGAGGTGTCCGACCTCGCGGTGTCGGTCGAGAGGCTGCACTCGGTGCATACGCGCCACACGGACCAGGAGAGGGTGAGATGAGCGCGAACACCTCGCGGCAGCCGACCGGTGACAGCGGCCTTCCCTCCGAACCCGGACAGGCAGCTCCGTCCACAGATGGCGCCCCGGGGGCGGGCGAGGCCGCTACGAATACGAAGGTGGTCGACGGATCAGGCCGGTCGGCGCACCGTTTCTGGTCGTCGCGGCGGATTCCCGCGGCCGTGGTAGCCCTGCTGTCCGCCGCGGCCATCGGATTGCTCCTGTACGACGTGGTCTCGGTCCGGGCAGGCCGGAACGCGATGCGCTGGCGGCGGCGGCTCGCCGAGGAACTGGCCACACGGCCACTGGACGACGTCTGGGTGATCGTCGGGGCCGCGGTGGCGATGGCCCTCGGCCTGTGGCTTTTCCTGCTGGCGGTGACGCCGGGACTGCGCCGGCTGCTGCCCATGCGCCAGCCCACCGGCATCCCCGGGACAGAGGACGTCCGAGCCGGGCTCGACCGCCGCGCGGCCGCCCTGGTTCTGCGCGACCGGGCCATGCAGGTGCCCGGTGTCCAGTCGGCACAGGTCGACGTCGGCCGCCGGAAGGTCAAAGCCCGGGCGCGCGCCCATTTCCGCGATCTCGAGGAGGTCCGCGCGGACCTGGACACCGAGCTGGGCGAAGCCGTGACGTCCTTGGGTCTCGCCCGGCAACCCACGCTGACCGTGCGCGTCCGGCGCCCGAAGAAGGGCTGAGGTGATCCCGATGCTCAAGACAGTCAACCGGGTGCTGCTGGGGCTTCTCGGCCTCGGACTGTTCGCCCTGGGCGGCGGCGTACTGCTGGGCGCACTGGACCTGCAGCGCCACTGGGACTTCGACGTGCCGGGCTGGTGGCCCTTCCGCGGGCCGGACGATGTGGTGCTGGGCACCGAGGGACGCACCCGGTGGCGGGAAGAAGGCTGGTGGTGGCCGACCGTCATCGCGGTGCTCGCCGTGCTGCTGGCCCTGCTGCTGTGGTGGCTCCTCGCGCAACGCAGACACCGCCTGGGCGGGGTCCTCGTCGACAGCGAGGACGGCGCGGCGGCCCGACTCGACGGCCGCACGCTGGAGGACGTGATCGAGGAAGAGGCACAAGCCCTGGACGGGGTCTCAGGGGCTCACGTACGACTGACGGGCCGAAGTACCGCTCCGACCGCGCGGGTACGGCTGCTGCTGGAGCCTCACGCCGATCCAGCGCGGACTCTGGGGCAACTGAGCCGGGAAACACTCGCGCACGCTCGGGACTCGGCCGGCCTGGACCGCCTCCCTTCGAAGGTCCGACTCAAGGAAGTCCGCCACCACGCCCAACGCACCGCATAAGACCCCCTTAAGACCCCCTGGGCCGAACTCCCATGGGGCACCGGCTGCGACGCTTCCCGGATTCCTGGAACCCGAGCGTTGTGGCATGCAGAGGATCGGACGAACTGAATGTTGCGCACTCGCTTGGCTGTCGGCGTACTCGCAGACACCGGCTACGCCGATGACGTGTGCGGCGAGCATGATCATGAGCCCGAGGATGACGATATGGCGCGCGCTCCAGGTACCGGGTTCCGCCTGGCCGGTAGAACCGTCCGGCCTGCGACGCCACCACCCACAGGGTGGGTCCCACCTACTCTGGCGTGAGGGGGAGACCTGGCTCGCATCGGAGGCCCTCACGACTGCCTCGGAGTCATCCTCCTCGTCGCCGGCCTCTCCATCCTGGAGACCATCGGGATCACCTGGTCGTCGTTGGCCTCATCCTGCGGATCCGGGGATCGGTGGGGTACGCCGTAGGCGGACGCCACCACTGCTGGTAGCGGCCTGTGTGCGGGCCCGCACGTACCACTCCTCGGCCGATGCGACACCGAGGAGAGTCACAGCGTGTCCCGCCGTACTCGAGAGCCACGCAGATCCCGCGCGGTTCCCTCCCAGGGAGGCATCCCGTCATGGTCCTCTTCCTGACCCTGCTCATCGCCGGAATCGCTCTGATCGCCATCGGCGCGGCCGTCGACGGCATGCTCTATCTATTGTCCGTCGGCGTACTACTCCTCATCGCCGATCTGCTCTACCTGGCGGCCCGCTCCATGTGGCGCTCCCCTCGGCGCCCGGCCCGTTGAAAACGCCCGGCCACGGCGGCGGACACTTGGTGGTGCGGTCGTCGGCTCACTCCAGGAGGGCGAGGTGGTCGGCGGCGCTGCCACGCCATTCGATCAGGAAGAGGGGCGCGTCGTCGGTGGTGCGGCCGCCCCGTTGCTGCTTCAGGGCGTGGGAGAGTGAGCGCACCACCGCTCGTACTCCCTTCTCCGTGTGTTCGATGCGGTTGACCCAGTGAATGAGTTGTTCTTCGCTGAATTGTCCTTCGCTGAATTGTTCTTCGCCGGTTTCGTGCTCCTCGATCAGGCCGTCGGTGAAGCACAGCACTCGGTTGCCGCGTTGGAGCGTCTGCCGGCTGATCCGGGCCTCTTCACCGCCGAAGCCGACGGGCAAGGTGGTCGGGCCCCCCAGTTGCCACGGCGTCGACCGCGGCCAGCTCGACCCTTCCGCCGCCGTCATCCG
Protein-coding sequences here:
- a CDS encoding MFS transporter codes for the protein MPAGKVKLPSVVWLMGSITFIMGTSEFVVSGLLPQIATALKVSVSSAGMLITVFAIGMTIGAPLMAIATRRLPRRSALIAALLVFAAGHVLSALSPNLTLAIVGRIAAALGHGTFWAAGAVIATAAAGPAASTRATGVMVGGITLANIIGVPLGTAAGQLGGRQTPYWVLAALAVVAAVVISRRIPADTARADSSLRAEVAALKQPRLWLVYLSIALLQAGIMGAYSYVAPLLTDRAHLVSAAVPLAMLGFGIGALSGTTVGGRLGDRRPYGTLIPTAALTTAALGAITLWATNSVVAVVLIMLLGAAGFAGNPIVVGQVIKIAGAGRSLPVALATSAFQIGIATGSWLGGVALTSSLDLKGPSLTGFAFALVALLPLGLLAATERKAEAARS
- a CDS encoding zinc-dependent alcohol dehydrogenase family protein, which translates into the protein MAKTVRFSTEGGPEVLELVDAEIGEPGPGELRMRVEAIGLNRAEAMFRSGTYFERPNEFPARLGYSASGVVEAVGPDVTGLTPGDPVSSISGFSMRDYGVYGEQAIVPASAVLRPPDGHDAIQTVALWSPFLTAYGALIDEGGVRPGDHVLITAASSSVGLAMIDVANHIGAIPIAATRTTAKRQRLLEAGAPHVIVTDDEDIVERTREITSGHGAEFVFDAVAGQGVRALVSAAAKGGAVVIYGSLDTQDTPFPLGLGARTMRQFNLFDLALEPERLSRAELFIRAGVRAGTFRPQVDRTFDLTDIAAAHRYMEENAQFGKVVVTVGG
- the amaP gene encoding alkaline shock response membrane anchor protein AmaP: MLKTVNRVLLGLLGLGLFALGGGVLLGALDLQRHWDFDVPGWWPFRGPDDVVLGTEGRTRWREEGWWWPTVIAVLAVLLALLLWWLLAQRRHRLGGVLVDSEDGAAARLDGRTLEDVIEEEAQALDGVSGAHVRLTGRSTAPTARVRLLLEPHADPARTLGQLSRETLAHARDSAGLDRLPSKVRLKEVRHHAQRTA
- a CDS encoding winged helix-turn-helix transcriptional regulator, whose amino-acid sequence is MDDGKVPSAEGFALREVLDLVGDKWALAVLAQLSGGPRRFSELERALTGVSRRILSLTLRRLERNSLVMRTVYPEVPPRVEYEMTPHARELDAPLCALLAWASKHRAKVAEGRRAYDLANA
- a CDS encoding Asp23/Gls24 family envelope stress response protein, translated to MTENTGVRHGAAPGSRGRTTIADVVVEKIAGMAARDVRGVYALGSGFARSMGAMRERMPGAGSGKSATRGVSVEVGELQAAIDLEIVVEYGVSITDVAGEVRENVISAVERMAGREVVEVNIVVSDVKLPAEEEEGEERQRIQ
- a CDS encoding Asp23/Gls24 family envelope stress response protein, with protein sequence MTGEADRRPGIPRGERGAITIADRVVAKIASRVAREALSRFPESVGRVPPGRRTPRVTTSVRRAPERDTAGRDAESAAGRQAVLGEARLRITVELGYPSDIGAQCAAVRREVIERLTTWAGMEVSDLAVSVERLHSVHTRHTDQERVR
- a CDS encoding SDR family oxidoreductase translates to MMLEGKVVVVSGVGAGLGHQVAAAVVRDGGYAVLGARTEANLTKTVAAIDPDGTRTAWRTTDITRDEDCAALAELAVDRYGALDAVVNVAALDTHVGGLQDADFESWHQVVDVNLMGTMRMTRACLPALRTRGGSVVLIGTQAAVAANTQVPGMAYAASKGALLSAMYSLAWELGPDRIRVNTVLPGWMWGPTVEAYVHEGPEVSPGERSAAHPDSAPEPERLTRLADRMALPELATDADVAEAVVFLASDRARAITGQSLLVNAGEWMR
- a CDS encoding IS3 family transposase (programmed frameshift), whose amino-acid sequence is MARPSRYPLELRRRAVRMVAEVRDDYPNETAALQAVAEKLDIGSRETLRNWVKQHEIDWGQRPGTTTEESAQLKALKRENAELKRANEILKAAAKFLRGRARPATHTLVAFIDEHRDRFGGVEPICRTLTGHDCKIAPSTYYAHKKRLGTPSARSVRDEELKERIQEVYTSNYRVYGARKIWRELNRQGHAVARCTVERLMRELGITGAVRGKRVITTITDPAAGRAPDIVDRDFVASAPNRCWVADFTHVAAWSGVVYVAFVVDTFSRRIVGWSASTSKETQLPGRSGDGAVVQRDREDRPHTPGQLIHHSDAGSQYTSFKLAEHLDAAGIAASIGSVGDAYDNALMESTIGLYKTELIKPQRPWRSLSQVELATAEWIDWYNHRRLHGEIGHVPPVEYEANHYMESTKPQVTTII
- a CDS encoding DUF6286 domain-containing protein, translated to MSANTSRQPTGDSGLPSEPGQAAPSTDGAPGAGEAATNTKVVDGSGRSAHRFWSSRRIPAAVVALLSAAAIGLLLYDVVSVRAGRNAMRWRRRLAEELATRPLDDVWVIVGAAVAMALGLWLFLLAVTPGLRRLLPMRQPTGIPGTEDVRAGLDRRAAALVLRDRAMQVPGVQSAQVDVGRRKVKARARAHFRDLEEVRADLDTELGEAVTSLGLARQPTLTVRVRRPKKG